The nucleotide window TCGTCGAAGTCGACGACGGCTCGGCCGGGCAGCGTATCGATAATTTCCTCTTGCGCGAGTGCAAAGGAGTCCCGAAAAGCCACGTCTACCGCATCCTGCGTAGCGGGGAAGTCCGCGTCAACAAGGGGCGGGTAGACGCCGCCTATCGACTCGTCCTTGGCGATATCGTGCGGATTCCGCCGGTCAGGGTCGCCACGCCGGCCGCCGACGCGGCCGTCCACGTACCGGCCGCCACGTTCCCCGTGTTGTTCGAAGACGACTACCTGCTGGCGATCGACAAGCCCGCCGGCGTGGCCGTGCACGGCGGCAGCGGCGTCTCGTTCGGCGTGATCGAGCAACTGCGTCGTGCCCTGCCGCATCTGAAATTCCTCGAGTTGGTGCATCGTCTGGATCGCGAGACATCCGGCATTCTGCTGCTGGCGAAAAAGCGCGCGGCACTGGTCGGCATGCACGAGCAGATCCGCCACAACCGGATGGACAAGCGTTATCTGGCGTGCGTGACCGGCGAATGGCGCGATCGGCAACGTGCGGTCAAGGCGCCGCTATATAAATATGTGACGGCGGAAGGGGAGCGTCGTGTCCGGGTGCAGGAAGATGGCCAGGCGTCCCATACGGTATTTCGCATGATGGAATCCCTGCCGCCATACACGTTGCTCGAAGCGGAACTGAAAACGGGACGCACCCATCAGATTCGCGTTCACCTCGCGCATTGCGGCACGCCCATTGTCGGGGACGACAAATATGGCGACTTCACGCTGAACAAGACGCTGGCGCGCCCGGGGAGCCGGCCCGGCATCAAGCGGATGTTTTTGCATGCATGGCGATTGAAATTCACCCATCCGGTGCTTGATACGCCGATTGCACTGGAAGCCGCGTTGCCGCCAGAATGTGAGCAATTCCTGAATCAACTTCGAGGCGCTTCCGCCGATGCCAAGCTCTGAATTCGACCTGGTCGTGTTCGACTGGGATGGGACGTTGATGGACTCAACGCCCACCATTACCCGCTGCATCCAGGCCGCCTGCCGCGATCTGGGGTTGCCCGTGCCGTCCGACGAGGTGGCCAACCATGTGATTGGCCTCGGCTTGCGCGATGCGCTCCAGATGGCGGTGCCGTCACTCGATCCCGCGCATTACCCGCGTCTGTCTGAGCGCTATCGCTTTCATTATTTGATAGGTGACAAGGAAACCGTGTTGTTCACGGGTGTTCGCGAACTGCTCGAGGAACTGCGTTCGCGGGGACGCTTTCTGGCGGTGGCGACGGGCAAATCGCGTGTGGGGCTCAATCGCGCGCTCGAATCTGCCGGTCTGATGCGCATGTTCGATGCAACCCGTTGTGCCGACGAGACATTTTCGAAGCCGCACCCGGCCATGCTGCAGGAACTCACGCGCGAGCTCGGTCAGGACCTGCGTCGCACGGTCATGATCGGCGATACCACGCACGATCTGCAGATGGCGCGCAGCGCCGGCACGGCGGGCGTGGCGGTGGCCTATGGTGGTGCACATCCGCGCGAACAACTGGTGGCGCTCGAACCGGCGTACTGTGCCGGCAGCGTGACCGAGTTGCGCGATTGGCTGTTGGAGCGCGTGTGACGGACCTGCCGCCGCCCGCGGGGCCACTGCCGATCTGTCGAGGTGACGCGCTCGAGGACGGCGGGCGCGGTGTGCGCTTCGAGGTGTGCGTCGCCGGCCGCCGCACACCGGCGTTCGTGATTCGCTACGAAGGGCGCGTTTATGGTTATCTCAACCAGTGCGCGCACGTCCCCATGGAGCTGGACTGGTCGGAAGGCCAGTTTTTCGAGACGTCCGGCTTATACTTGATGTGCGCGACGCATGGCGCCGTGTACGAGCCCGACACCGGACACTGCGTGGGTGGCCCGTGTCAGGGTGGGGCGTTGCACCCCGTGCGCGTCGAAGAGCGGCGGGCAGACGCGGAATGCCCGAGCGGCGCGAACAGCGCACCGACCGCACCCGACACCTCTGGCGCGTCTGATGCATCGACTGCCGCGGGCGTCGCCGCGCCGTCCGGGACGACCGTCGTCTGGTGGCCCGATGCCTATATCGAGGCGCCCGACACCGCGCTGAACTGATCGCGCGGGAAGCGGGAATCGGGGACGCCTTGCCACTTTCATCTATTTCTCCCACGCTCTCTGGATAACGTATGGCCGACACTTTGCCGCCCGACTCATCCCGCTCCGAACCCGGCTTTGCCGCGCCGGGTGCCCGCCCGGCCGCCGGAGCTGGCGGCACTGGCCGCGACCCCCAGGAAGTGAAGCCGTGGGAGCGCGAGATGCTGGAAAAGGTGCTGATGGCCGGTATCCGCGAGCAGCGCGCCGCTCGCAGGTGGAAGATTTTCTTCCGGCTGCTGGTGCTCGCGATCGTCGCCTTGGTTGTCTGGTCGATCTCCGACTTTGACGGCGGTTCGACGACCGTTGGCGCGACATCCGGCAAGCACACCGCGCTCGTCACGCTCAGTGGCGAAATTGCGCCCGACTCGCAGGCGAGCGCGCAGAAGATCAATTCGGCGCTGGAGTCCGCCTTCGAGGACAGCTCGGCCGCCGGCGTGATCCTGCGCATCAACAGCCCGGGTGGCAGCCCGGTGCAGGCTGGCATGATCTACGACGACATCGCGCGTTTGCGGGCGAAATATCCGAAGAAGCCGCTTTATGTCGTCGTCGAGGAAATCTGCGCCTCGGGCGGGTATTACGTCGCGGCGGCGGCCGACAAGATCTACGTCGACAAGGCGAGCATCGTCGGCTCCATCGGCGTGTTGATGGACGGCTTCGGTTTTACCGGTCTGATGGACAAGCTCGGTATCGAGCGGCGTTTGCTGACCGCCGGCCGCAACAAGGGATTTCTTGACCCGTTCTCGCCGCAAACCGACCAGCAGAAGACGTATGCGCTCGATATGCTCGAGCAAGTCCATCAGCAGTTCATCGGGGCGGTCAAGAAAGGGCGCGGCAACCGCCTGAAAGACGATCCGGACCTGTTCAGCGGCCTGTTCTGGACAGGGCAGCGCTCGATCGAGCTGGGGCTCGCGGACGGACTGGGCACGGTCGATTCGGTCGCGCGCGACGTGCTCAAGGCGCCGGATCTCGTCGACTACACCGTCAAGGAGAATCTGCCTGAGCGTGTGGCGCGTCGCTTCGGCGCGGCGGTCGGCGCGGCGGCGATGAAGACGATGATGATGGGCTCTGCGTTGTCGATGAAGTAATCCGTCCGTACGCAAAGAGCACAAAACCCCACGGAGATTCCGATTTCCGTGGGGTTTTTCGTTGCTGTCGCGAATGCCGGGATTTTCGACCTTTCGGAGGTTACTGGCTGAGGAACAGGAAAATCGCGGGACGTTTGTGGAGCTCGACGCTCGCGTGAGGCCAGCCCTTGACCTGGTGCGTCACGATCTGCTCGGCCTCTTGCGTGACATCGACCGCAACGCAGAGCAGGGTGGTCGCGTCGCAATGCTGCAGCAGGGCGTCGAGCATGGCCTTGTTGCGGTAGGGTGTCTCAATGAAGATCTGCGTTTGCTTTTCCTTGCGCGAACGTTGCTCGAGTTCGCGCAGCCGCCTGGCGCGCTCGCCGGCGTCGGTCGGCAGGTAACCGTGGAAGGCGAAACTCTGGCCGTTCAGGCCGCTGGCCATCAGCGCCAGAAGAATCGAGCTCGGGCCGACGAACGGCACGACGCGCACGCCTTTTTCATGGGCGCGTCGAACCAGCAATGCGCCCGGGTCGGCGACGGCCGGGCATCCGGCTTCGGATACGAGGCCGCCGTCCGCGCCGGCGAGAATGGGGGCGAGAAGGGCATCGACGGCAGCGGCCGGCGTGTTGACATTCAGTTCGCGGATATCGATTTCCTGGATCGGTGTGCTCACCCCCACCAGCTTCAGGAATGCGCGCGTGCTCTTGGCCTGTTCGCCGACGAAGTACTTCAGATGTGCCGTGACCGCTCGCACTTCTTCCGGGAGTACCGCCGGCAGGCCACCGCGCGTGTTGGTCCCGAGTGTGTTGGGAATCAGATACAGCGTGCCGCTCATGCCGCGCTCCCCGCAAGGGCTGGGGCTGCGCCCGGGAGCGCGATTCCCGCGCGCATGAGCATCGACGTCAGCGCAATGAGTGGCAGGCCGATCAGCGCGGTCGGGTCGTCATTCTCGATCGACTCGAGCAGCATGATGCCGAGTCCCTCGGACTTGGCGCTGCCGGCGCAATCGTAGGGGGTCTCCGCGTGGAGATACGCGGCCAGCACGGTGTCAGGCAGGTCGCGGAACTTCACCCGTGTCACGACGTCTGTGGCCTGGGTCTCGCCGTTGCGTGCGTCATAGACGCAAAGGGCGGAGTGGAATTCGACCATCTTGCCGCGCATGTCACGTAGCTGTGCCATGGCGTTCTCGAAGTTGCCGGGTTTGCCGATCTGGCGGCCTTCGAAGGTGGCGACCTGGTCCGAGCCGATGATGACGGCGCCGGGGCGCCGCGCGGCCACGGCGACGGCCTTCTCGCGGGCCAGGCGCAGCGACGTATCGCGCGGCGTTTCGCCCGGGGCGGGCGTTTCGTCGATGTCCGGGACGTCGACCGAGAACGGCAGGCGCAGGCGCTCGAGCAGTTCACGGCGATAGCGCGATCCGGAGGCCAGGATCAGCGGTGGATGGGGCTGTGCGGTCATCGGGTTTAAGTGTTTGACGAGAAACGAAAAACTATTTAGAATTCACGGCTTTTGCAATCTGGCGCTCGGTCCCGCCAGCCCGCGCGATCCCTGTTCGAATGCCTGGAAGTGGTGTCGAATCAAGGCGCTGCGAGTGGTACGGGGCATGAAAGACGCGTTCGGATGCGCCAGGGCAAGGATGAGCGTGATGAGCGAATACATCGTCGATCTGTTCGAATTCGCGCGTACCGGCCGGGTGGCGGAAGGTGACGTGCAACTTGCGGCATTGCCGCGCATGGTAACCGAAGTGCCTGCCGAAGTCTCGGCGTCCGGGCGTGCGCAGGGCGTTTTCCACTGGCGCGCCGAAGGCGTCGAGAAGCCGATGTTGCGGGCGGATGGCAAGCCCACGGTGGCGCAGTTTCTGACGCTGTCGGTCAGCGGACCGATGTGGCTCGAATGCCAGCGCTGCCTGACGCCGTACCAGGAGCTGCTCGACTCGGAGACGACCTTCGAGATCGTG belongs to Pandoraea pnomenusa and includes:
- a CDS encoding RluA family pseudouridine synthase, whose amino-acid sequence is MNELGKSRQKMVSPASAPQVRLVEVDDGSAGQRIDNFLLRECKGVPKSHVYRILRSGEVRVNKGRVDAAYRLVLGDIVRIPPVRVATPAADAAVHVPAATFPVLFEDDYLLAIDKPAGVAVHGGSGVSFGVIEQLRRALPHLKFLELVHRLDRETSGILLLAKKRAALVGMHEQIRHNRMDKRYLACVTGEWRDRQRAVKAPLYKYVTAEGERRVRVQEDGQASHTVFRMMESLPPYTLLEAELKTGRTHQIRVHLAHCGTPIVGDDKYGDFTLNKTLARPGSRPGIKRMFLHAWRLKFTHPVLDTPIALEAALPPECEQFLNQLRGASADAKL
- a CDS encoding HAD family hydrolase; this encodes MPSSEFDLVVFDWDGTLMDSTPTITRCIQAACRDLGLPVPSDEVANHVIGLGLRDALQMAVPSLDPAHYPRLSERYRFHYLIGDKETVLFTGVRELLEELRSRGRFLAVATGKSRVGLNRALESAGLMRMFDATRCADETFSKPHPAMLQELTRELGQDLRRTVMIGDTTHDLQMARSAGTAGVAVAYGGAHPREQLVALEPAYCAGSVTELRDWLLERV
- a CDS encoding Rieske (2Fe-2S) protein; this translates as MPPPAGPLPICRGDALEDGGRGVRFEVCVAGRRTPAFVIRYEGRVYGYLNQCAHVPMELDWSEGQFFETSGLYLMCATHGAVYEPDTGHCVGGPCQGGALHPVRVEERRADAECPSGANSAPTAPDTSGASDASTAAGVAAPSGTTVVWWPDAYIEAPDTALN
- a CDS encoding S49 family peptidase → MADTLPPDSSRSEPGFAAPGARPAAGAGGTGRDPQEVKPWEREMLEKVLMAGIREQRAARRWKIFFRLLVLAIVALVVWSISDFDGGSTTVGATSGKHTALVTLSGEIAPDSQASAQKINSALESAFEDSSAAGVILRINSPGGSPVQAGMIYDDIARLRAKYPKKPLYVVVEEICASGGYYVAAAADKIYVDKASIVGSIGVLMDGFGFTGLMDKLGIERRLLTAGRNKGFLDPFSPQTDQQKTYALDMLEQVHQQFIGAVKKGRGNRLKDDPDLFSGLFWTGQRSIELGLADGLGTVDSVARDVLKAPDLVDYTVKENLPERVARRFGAAVGAAAMKTMMMGSALSMK
- a CDS encoding SAM-dependent methyltransferase: MSGTLYLIPNTLGTNTRGGLPAVLPEEVRAVTAHLKYFVGEQAKSTRAFLKLVGVSTPIQEIDIRELNVNTPAAAVDALLAPILAGADGGLVSEAGCPAVADPGALLVRRAHEKGVRVVPFVGPSSILLALMASGLNGQSFAFHGYLPTDAGERARRLRELEQRSRKEKQTQIFIETPYRNKAMLDALLQHCDATTLLCVAVDVTQEAEQIVTHQVKGWPHASVELHKRPAIFLFLSQ
- a CDS encoding Maf-like protein, which produces MTAQPHPPLILASGSRYRRELLERLRLPFSVDVPDIDETPAPGETPRDTSLRLAREKAVAVAARRPGAVIIGSDQVATFEGRQIGKPGNFENAMAQLRDMRGKMVEFHSALCVYDARNGETQATDVVTRVKFRDLPDTVLAAYLHAETPYDCAGSAKSEGLGIMLLESIENDDPTALIGLPLIALTSMLMRAGIALPGAAPALAGSAA
- a CDS encoding YceD family protein; translated protein: MSVMSEYIVDLFEFARTGRVAEGDVQLAALPRMVTEVPAEVSASGRAQGVFHWRAEGVEKPMLRADGKPTVAQFLTLSVSGPMWLECQRCLTPYQELLDSETTFEIVRDEAAAEARPLDEDELEALVGSRHFDLRELIEEELLLALPIVPKHEVCPTVHESLATGDDGLAEPPPPPEEEDKPSPFAALAALKRSPDKDGK